A DNA window from Thalassospiraceae bacterium LMO-JJ14 contains the following coding sequences:
- a CDS encoding fumarylacetoacetate hydrolase family protein, with protein sequence MNDIDPAVKYGDKKLMVNVIKIPEPVTIPVAGSDDSFPVHRIFCVGRNYAEHAREMGHDPDREPPFFFEKHTSSLLFAPMPDGAEFPYPQQTSDVHHEVELIVGLAKGGNDISVEHAFDHVWGYAVGIDMTRRDLQGVAKKMGRPWEVGKSFDNSAPIGMFHSIAEAGHMSEGHIRLDVNGERRQDGNMDAMIWKIPETISYLSGLFTLQPGDLIMTGTPAGVGPVQKGDVLEGHIEGLSSIKITVT encoded by the coding sequence ATGAACGACATTGACCCGGCGGTGAAATACGGAGATAAAAAGCTCATGGTAAATGTCATCAAAATTCCCGAACCCGTCACCATTCCGGTCGCCGGTTCGGACGATTCGTTTCCCGTCCACCGCATCTTCTGCGTGGGCCGGAACTACGCCGAACACGCCCGTGAAATGGGTCACGACCCGGACCGCGAGCCGCCGTTCTTTTTTGAAAAACACACCAGCTCTTTGCTGTTCGCGCCGATGCCGGACGGGGCCGAATTCCCCTATCCGCAGCAGACATCGGACGTACATCACGAAGTCGAGCTTATCGTCGGCCTGGCCAAGGGCGGCAACGACATATCCGTCGAGCATGCCTTCGATCATGTCTGGGGTTATGCGGTCGGCATCGATATGACACGCCGCGACCTGCAGGGCGTTGCCAAGAAAATGGGCCGCCCCTGGGAAGTCGGCAAATCGTTCGACAATTCGGCACCCATCGGCATGTTCCATTCGATCGCCGAAGCCGGCCATATGAGCGAGGGGCATATCCGTCTCGACGTCAACGGCGAACGCCGTCAGGACGGCAACATGGATGCGATGATCTGGAAAATCCCCGAGACGATCAGCTATCTTTCCGGCCTGTTCACGCTGCAGCCGGGCGATCTGATCATGACCGGCACCCCCGCCGGCGTCGGCCCGGTTCAAAAAGGCGATGTCCTTGAAGGCCATATCGAAGGGCTGAGCAGCATCAAGATCACCGTCACCTGA